The nucleotide sequence TATGTGATTGACTCCATTATGGACGCTGAAGGAATGTCAATTCTTCAACCAGCCCTTCAGGAAATGATGTTCGGTGCAATTTCTCCCGAAGAGGCGGCCCGGCGCTACGAGAACTGGGTAGCCGCTAACGATTCGAGCCGGCGCTGATCCAACAGGCTGACACTTTCCTGCCCGCAGGCTTCGAGCCGGCGGGCAGGATTTTCACAGGGAGATCTTATTAGATGACAAGCAAGACAGAAAAACGCTGGAGCTATGCTATTCTGGTGGGACCAGCGGTCTTAATTTACGCCACGGTGATCCTTTTCCCGATCATCTTCAGTTTTTCTCTCAGTTTCACCCGCTGGAGCGGTTTTGGAACTCCCGAATGGATCGGCCTGGGGAACTATACCCGCATGATGGTGGACCCGGTGTTCCGCATAGGATTGAGGAACAACCTCCTGATCGTGGTGGTCTCCGTTTTCGGGCAAATCCCCTTTGGTTTTATTCTCGCCTATATTGTCTATCGCAAAATAGTAGGGGGACATCAGTTTTTTGAGACCATGATTTTTCTTCCGATCACCGTTTCGGCGATCGTCGTTGCAAAGTTGTGGAATCAGATTTTTTCCCCCGCCGGTGTGGTTACCCAGTTAGTCCGCATTGTGCAAGATAACCCGCGGTACGTCTTTTCCATCTTTGAGAATCGGGACTTTGCCATTGTTCCCATTTTAGGTGTCATTCTTTGGTATTACACAGGAATATATATGGTCATTTTTCTGGCAAATTTGAACAAGATATCTCCCGATGTGATCGAGGCCTCCGTAATGGACGGTGCCAAGGAACACCAGATATTATTCCGAGTGATTCTGCCTCAAATGACGAATATCGTCTTTACCACCGCCGTTTTTGCAATCGCCGGAAGCCTGAAGAGTTTCGACCTCGTCTTTGCCATGACGGGTGGCGGTCCGGCCCATTACACCGAGGTAATAGCAATCTACATGTATTTTAATACCTTCCGTTATTACAACTACGGCTACGGCAGCGCCATATCAATAATGATCGTCTTTCTGAGTCTTGGAATGATTTCTGTCCTCATGACGATCTCTCGCAGATTCGAACGGAAGTACGAATAAGGAGCACCCATGAGCAGCACATCCTTGACACGACAGAAAGATCTGGTCGCCTGGAGGGTTTTCTCCTACATTTTCATGGTGGCCTTCACGATCCTTACGGTGGCGCCCCTGGTATGGCTTTTTTACAGCTCCCTGAAACCGCACCCTGAAATTGTACGGAATATCTTTGCGCTCCCCCGAAGCATTCACACCGCAAACTATACCGTGGCCTGGGAACGAGGCCGACTGGGAATACTGATCGCAAACAGCGTCTTCTACGCCGTCACCGCGACAACGATAACAGTGATCCTGGCTCTTTCAGCCGGATACGGGCTTGCCAAATTTCAGTACCGGATCTCATCGCTTATCTATACCTTCTTTATCATGGGATTACTGGTCACGGCGCACTCCGTTCTGGTTCCTCTCTTTGTAATGGAAACGCGCATGGGAATCGCCGATACACGACTGGGAGTGCTGTTGCCCTACGTGGGATTTGGGCTGCCCTTTATGATCTATCTGGCGACTTCCTATATCCGGGGCATTCCGGGGGCCGTGGAAGAGTCTGCCCGCATCGACGGGGCGTCCTATCTGCAGATTTTCTGGCACGTTATCCGCCCCATTTCTGCTCCAGTGGTGGCCACCATGACGATTTTTGCGTTTTTGGCAAACTGGAACGAGTTTGTCTTTGTCTTTGTTCTCACGAGCCGACAATCCCTGCGAAGTCTGCCCGTGGGGGTCAACGCCTTTGCCGGGGGGATGTCCCGTGACTACGGGTTGCTCTTTGCAGCTCTGGTGATAGCAACAATCCCTATGATCGTTTTTTATATCTTCTTTCACGAACATCTGAAAAGAGGTTTTGCAGCAGGAGCGGTCAAGGAATAGGCCTCTCTTCGAGGGGGTGACACACCGGGGAGAAGGTCTCTCCGGTGTGTTGCGCCGGCCTGGCATG is from Alkalispirochaeta americana and encodes:
- a CDS encoding carbohydrate ABC transporter permease; the encoded protein is MTSKTEKRWSYAILVGPAVLIYATVILFPIIFSFSLSFTRWSGFGTPEWIGLGNYTRMMVDPVFRIGLRNNLLIVVVSVFGQIPFGFILAYIVYRKIVGGHQFFETMIFLPITVSAIVVAKLWNQIFSPAGVVTQLVRIVQDNPRYVFSIFENRDFAIVPILGVILWYYTGIYMVIFLANLNKISPDVIEASVMDGAKEHQILFRVILPQMTNIVFTTAVFAIAGSLKSFDLVFAMTGGGPAHYTEVIAIYMYFNTFRYYNYGYGSAISIMIVFLSLGMISVLMTISRRFERKYE
- a CDS encoding carbohydrate ABC transporter permease translates to MSSTSLTRQKDLVAWRVFSYIFMVAFTILTVAPLVWLFYSSLKPHPEIVRNIFALPRSIHTANYTVAWERGRLGILIANSVFYAVTATTITVILALSAGYGLAKFQYRISSLIYTFFIMGLLVTAHSVLVPLFVMETRMGIADTRLGVLLPYVGFGLPFMIYLATSYIRGIPGAVEESARIDGASYLQIFWHVIRPISAPVVATMTIFAFLANWNEFVFVFVLTSRQSLRSLPVGVNAFAGGMSRDYGLLFAALVIATIPMIVFYIFFHEHLKRGFAAGAVKE